In Halarcobacter bivalviorum, a genomic segment contains:
- a CDS encoding TRAP transporter substrate-binding protein: MFKKSLLLAALASVALAGNVKMDLNAKYGANNFHTKGAEKYAELVKDYSKGSIEITVHAGSALIKGNPLKAVKDGTVAMTDMFIPFTSGGGKVFGISALPFIANSYEDAYKLYQLAKPAYEKTAKKWNQKLLYSVTWPASGFYSKKEVTKLSDFEGVKTRTYDKNSASFINKAGGNAVALPWGEVYSSLRTGLVDSVVTSSASGKDGKFWEVLSHYTKINYAYPLQAVTINLDYWNSLDKAQQEAMLKAASEIEKAQWEAAKQEDKVALEMLTKNGMNVSEATPELKAQLDKIANELLEDYLDGANSQIKAIFEEYRK; this comes from the coding sequence ATGTTTAAGAAAAGTTTACTTTTAGCTGCTCTTGCAAGTGTTGCATTAGCAGGTAATGTTAAGATGGATTTAAATGCAAAATATGGTGCAAATAACTTCCATACAAAAGGTGCTGAAAAGTATGCAGAACTAGTAAAAGATTACTCTAAAGGTTCTATTGAAATTACAGTACATGCAGGTAGTGCACTTATCAAAGGGAACCCACTAAAAGCAGTAAAAGATGGAACAGTTGCAATGACTGATATGTTTATTCCTTTTACTTCTGGTGGAGGAAAAGTGTTCGGAATCTCTGCTTTACCATTTATTGCAAACTCATATGAAGATGCTTATAAGTTATATCAATTAGCAAAGCCTGCTTATGAAAAAACTGCAAAAAAATGGAATCAAAAGTTACTTTATTCTGTAACATGGCCAGCATCTGGTTTTTATTCAAAAAAAGAAGTTACAAAACTATCTGATTTTGAAGGTGTAAAAACTAGAACTTATGATAAAAACTCAGCTTCATTTATTAATAAAGCGGGTGGAAATGCAGTTGCATTACCATGGGGAGAGGTTTATTCTTCATTAAGAACTGGTCTAGTAGACTCTGTAGTTACTTCTTCAGCATCTGGAAAAGATGGTAAATTCTGGGAAGTATTATCTCACTATACAAAAATTAATTATGCTTACCCTTTACAAGCAGTTACAATTAACTTAGATTACTGGAACTCATTAGATAAAGCTCAACAAGAAGCTATGTTAAAAGCAGCATCAGAGATTGAAAAAGCTCAATGGGAAGCTGCAAAACAAGAAGATAAAGTTGCTTTAGAGATGCTTACTAAAAATGGAATGAATGTTAGTGAAGCAACACCAGAATTAAAAGCTCAATTAGACAAAATTGCTAATGAGTTATTAGAAGATTACTTAGATGGTGCAAATTCTCAAATTAAAGCAATTTTTGAAGAATACAGAAAGTAG
- the pxpB gene encoding 5-oxoprolinase subunit PxpB, which yields MEIKVASVDSVIIYFDNNISKEISNKVKASYAYLKSLNNEAFIDIIPSYSSILITYELLKYDFESIKKYLEEELKNVKVDDDTNSKLVEIDVYYGEEVGFDLQRVASINKLTIEEVINLHSSKVYDVYTIGFLPGFAYLGVLDEKIATKRLETPRKKIPKGSVSIADTQTAVYPKDSPGGWNIIGKTTFEFFDKNLEALSQIDINTKIKFNQISKEEFLKQGGII from the coding sequence ATGGAAATAAAAGTAGCTTCTGTTGATTCAGTTATTATCTATTTTGATAACAATATCTCAAAAGAGATTTCAAACAAAGTAAAAGCTTCATATGCTTATTTAAAATCTTTAAATAATGAAGCTTTTATTGACATTATCCCGTCTTATAGCTCAATTTTAATTACATATGAATTATTAAAATATGATTTTGAATCTATAAAAAAGTATTTAGAAGAAGAGCTAAAAAATGTTAAAGTAGATGATGACACTAACTCAAAACTTGTAGAGATTGATGTTTATTATGGTGAAGAAGTAGGTTTTGATTTACAAAGGGTTGCAAGTATAAATAAACTAACAATTGAAGAGGTTATAAATCTGCACTCTTCAAAGGTTTATGATGTTTATACAATTGGATTTTTACCAGGGTTCGCTTATTTAGGTGTACTAGATGAGAAAATTGCAACAAAAAGATTAGAGACTCCTAGAAAAAAAATACCAAAAGGTAGTGTTTCTATTGCTGATACACAAACAGCTGTTTATCCAAAAGATAGCCCTGGTGGTTGGAATATTATTGGGAAAACAACTTTTGAGTTTTTTGATAAAAACTTAGAGGCTTTATCTCAAATAGATATTAATACAAAAATTAAATTTAATCAAATTTCAAAAGAAGAGTTTTTAAAACAAGGTGGAATTATATGA
- a CDS encoding response regulator transcription factor: MENIIKQLQNYTVLCVEDEDGIRKRLVNTLKYYFRGVYEAKNGEDGYYLYNEYKPDLIITDIEMPNKSGISLVEDIRKKDMDTLVIMVTAYSNEEYLLELINLNINQYILKPVNSDSLLTGIIKAFGKRLKEIITFHKDLYFDMEQRELFYKEQLIPLRKRDKEFLLLLHRNRNVVVTYDLIEEYLWRDKSMSITALKTFIKEFRKRIPIEIITNKPQEGYKLINS; encoded by the coding sequence ATGGAAAATATAATCAAACAACTTCAAAACTATACTGTTCTTTGTGTTGAAGATGAAGATGGTATTAGAAAAAGATTAGTAAATACTTTAAAATACTATTTTAGAGGTGTTTATGAAGCAAAAAATGGGGAAGATGGATACTATTTATATAATGAATATAAACCTGATTTAATTATTACTGATATTGAAATGCCAAATAAAAGTGGTATCTCTTTGGTTGAAGATATAAGAAAAAAAGATATGGATACTTTGGTAATCATGGTAACAGCTTACTCTAATGAGGAGTATCTTTTAGAACTTATTAATCTAAATATCAATCAATATATTTTAAAACCTGTAAATTCTGACTCTTTATTAACTGGAATAATAAAAGCCTTTGGAAAGAGATTAAAAGAGATTATCACTTTTCATAAGGATTTATATTTTGACATGGAGCAAAGAGAACTTTTTTATAAAGAGCAATTAATTCCTCTACGAAAAAGAGATAAAGAGTTTTTGCTTTTACTTCATCGAAATAGAAATGTAGTAGTAACTTATGATTTAATAGAAGAGTATTTATGGCGAGATAAATCTATGAGTATCACAGCTTTAAAAACTTTTATTAAAGAGTTTAGAAAACGAATTCCTATTGAAATTATTACAAATAAGCCACAAGAGGGCTATAAATTAATTAATTCTTAA
- a CDS encoding biotin-dependent carboxyltransferase family protein, whose protein sequence is MKGFELIKAGIYTTIQDKGRFSFMHLGVTNSGFMDEYAANACNKLLDNSLDTNLLEILFPSLQIKVTQSSTIAITGAKCEFFINGEQKNIWETHFVRVGDEIKVSRILEGQRVYLGVKGGFQIEKEFGSYATSQKEGFGGLNGQKLVNNDILPYEENSTFIKRRWKEKYIPQYKKELTLRVILSYQCDTFEQDQIDKFFNSEYTITPDFNSMACKLDGEAIECTISNLISEAIAFGSIQIPKDGKPIILLKERQTIGGYPKIGSVLSLDCFKLAQMKPGNKIRFEKIEVNEAREKVLKFIEAFS, encoded by the coding sequence ATGAAAGGCTTTGAACTAATAAAAGCTGGAATTTATACAACAATACAAGATAAAGGAAGATTTTCTTTCATGCATCTTGGTGTTACAAATTCAGGTTTTATGGATGAGTATGCTGCCAATGCTTGTAATAAGCTTTTAGATAATAGTCTTGATACTAACCTTCTTGAAATACTTTTTCCTTCTTTGCAGATAAAAGTTACTCAAAGTAGTACTATTGCAATAACAGGTGCAAAGTGCGAGTTTTTTATTAATGGTGAACAAAAAAATATTTGGGAAACTCATTTTGTAAGAGTAGGAGATGAGATAAAAGTATCTAGAATCCTTGAAGGACAAAGAGTTTACTTAGGTGTGAAAGGTGGCTTTCAAATTGAAAAAGAGTTTGGAAGTTACGCTACTTCACAAAAAGAGGGTTTTGGTGGTTTAAATGGCCAAAAGCTTGTAAATAATGATATTTTACCATATGAAGAGAATTCTACTTTTATAAAAAGAAGATGGAAAGAAAAATATATTCCTCAATATAAAAAAGAGTTAACTCTTAGAGTTATTCTTTCTTATCAATGTGATACTTTTGAACAAGATCAGATTGATAAGTTTTTTAATAGTGAGTACACAATTACTCCTGATTTTAACTCTATGGCTTGTAAGCTTGATGGAGAAGCTATTGAGTGTACAATCTCAAATTTAATCTCAGAAGCAATTGCTTTTGGAAGTATTCAAATTCCAAAAGATGGAAAGCCTATTATTCTTTTAAAAGAGAGACAGACAATTGGAGGTTATCCAAAAATTGGGTCTGTTTTAAGTCTTGATTGCTTTAAATTAGCTCAAATGAAACCTGGAAATAAAATTAGGTTTGAAAAAATTGAAGTTAATGAAGCACGAGAAAAAGTATTAAAGTTTATTGAAGCCTTTTCTTAG
- a CDS encoding EAL domain-containing protein — protein sequence MYNSLCKFFYKNNIKTTFLVDILYMKDINAVYGFENGDYIIKQLHRLLTSNIKNQILFTLERKLCITVENSHVDVFNLTVYEDLSKMEIIEIKNIIFNTIISHQFSLLDSDLTIDIDITIGSSKGKGKELQVYAEKALHNAKMNYINFMYYDVNLYKSHFENEELLSILRRNIEEKSVEPFFQAIQDNKTKDIFKFEALMRIYDKDGQVLMPAVFIDKARKYRLFNKLMEIMILKVIDYIKKYKINVSINLDYNDILNPSMKEFIIENIKNSDVGEHLTIEILESKQISNYYLVNEFIRDVKNYNVSIAIDDFGSGFSNYEHILNINTDYIKLDGSLIKKIDEDVYYNLVKSIVLFAKEQNIKIVAEFVSDLKILRYVKSLDIDYSQGYYIAKPMPIKEIMDEM from the coding sequence GTGTACAATAGTTTATGCAAATTTTTCTATAAAAATAACATTAAAACAACTTTTCTTGTTGATATTTTATATATGAAAGATATCAATGCTGTATATGGATTCGAAAATGGGGACTATATTATTAAGCAGTTGCATAGACTCTTAACTTCTAATATAAAAAACCAAATTCTATTTACACTTGAAAGAAAACTTTGTATTACAGTAGAAAATTCTCATGTTGATGTTTTTAATCTAACAGTCTATGAAGACCTATCAAAAATGGAAATTATAGAGATTAAAAATATAATCTTTAATACTATTATTTCACATCAATTCTCTTTACTTGATTCTGACCTTACTATTGATATTGATATTACTATTGGTTCTTCAAAAGGTAAAGGAAAAGAGCTGCAAGTTTATGCAGAAAAAGCTTTACATAATGCAAAGATGAACTATATAAACTTTATGTATTATGATGTGAATCTTTATAAATCACACTTTGAAAACGAAGAGTTATTATCTATTTTAAGAAGAAATATTGAAGAGAAAAGTGTTGAACCATTTTTTCAAGCTATTCAAGACAATAAAACAAAAGATATCTTTAAATTTGAAGCTTTAATGAGAATTTACGACAAAGATGGACAAGTTTTAATGCCTGCTGTTTTTATCGATAAAGCAAGAAAATATAGACTTTTCAATAAACTTATGGAGATTATGATTCTCAAAGTTATTGATTATATTAAAAAATATAAAATCAATGTAAGCATTAATTTAGACTATAATGATATTCTAAACCCTTCAATGAAAGAGTTTATTATAGAAAATATTAAAAATAGTGATGTGGGAGAACATTTAACTATTGAAATTTTAGAGAGTAAGCAAATAAGTAATTACTATTTAGTTAATGAATTTATTAGAGATGTAAAAAATTATAATGTTAGTATTGCTATTGATGATTTTGGAAGTGGTTTTTCAAACTATGAGCATATCTTAAATATCAATACAGATTATATAAAACTAGATGGTAGTTTAATTAAAAAGATTGATGAAGATGTTTATTATAACTTAGTAAAAAGTATTGTACTTTTTGCAAAAGAACAAAATATAAAAATTGTTGCAGAATTTGTAAGTGATTTAAAGATTTTAAGATATGTAAAATCACTTGATATTGATTATTCACAAGGTTACTATATTGCAAAACCTATGCCAATAAAAGAGATTATGGATGAGATGTAA
- a CDS encoding diguanylate cyclase domain-containing protein, whose protein sequence is MKDRLKEITDLTINELLEEEVILPSEYFECFDKHAKLCEVDLEDEEFEKEVDELLLKEIGTINDYVKSATKSIDSAATLTLDAQKAIEENNSDALKKLYSQIRDLQIELQDITENIYKDYLTSAYNKKWLYHKYLAENSKIKEDAIIILIDVTDFEYIKKTYNKLISNNLLIFIFEFINKEFKKEDIDFEICRYLTNKFIISVKNNNFNSVTNLIKNTSSVLFGTTLKSNSGVMIKPNYKYSTLSIKKDDSFHEILNSLIKKLEA, encoded by the coding sequence ATGAAAGATAGATTAAAAGAAATTACTGACTTAACAATCAATGAACTACTTGAAGAAGAAGTTATTTTACCTTCAGAATATTTTGAATGTTTTGATAAACATGCCAAATTGTGTGAAGTTGATTTAGAAGATGAAGAGTTTGAAAAAGAAGTTGATGAGTTACTATTAAAAGAGATAGGAACTATTAATGATTATGTGAAAAGCGCTACTAAAAGTATTGATAGTGCTGCAACATTAACCCTTGATGCACAAAAAGCAATTGAAGAGAACAACTCAGATGCTTTAAAAAAGTTATATTCGCAAATAAGAGATTTACAAATTGAACTTCAAGATATTACAGAAAATATTTATAAAGACTATTTAACAAGTGCATATAATAAAAAATGGCTATATCATAAGTATTTAGCAGAAAACTCTAAAATAAAAGAGGATGCTATTATTATCTTAATAGATGTTACTGACTTTGAATATATAAAAAAGACTTACAATAAATTAATCTCAAATAATCTTCTGATTTTTATTTTTGAATTTATAAATAAAGAGTTTAAAAAAGAGGATATTGATTTTGAAATATGTAGATATTTAACTAATAAATTTATAATCTCAGTTAAAAACAATAATTTTAATAGTGTAACAAATCTAATTAAAAATACATCATCTGTACTTTTTGGAACAACTTTAAAGAGTAACTCTGGAGTAATGATTAAACCAAATTATAAATATTCTACACTATCTATTAAAAAAGATGACTCTTTTCATGAAATTTTAAATTCACTTATCAAAAAGCTTGAAGCCTAA
- a CDS encoding TRAP transporter small permease subunit → MSFISNFIDKLTKMGAYLSAFILVSLVSLILIEIFIRSLFDMSTMIADEYSGYFYLASIFFGLAYTFSSDSHIRINIITSRLSKKVNRKIDILAALITLAVLAFALYRTALFTYDSYSLEMLSENVSETPLYLTQLAMPIGITMFMLAVVLFIFKGFTND, encoded by the coding sequence ATGAGTTTTATTTCAAACTTTATAGATAAGCTTACCAAAATGGGAGCTTATCTGTCAGCTTTTATTTTAGTTTCTTTAGTTTCATTGATTTTAATAGAAATTTTTATTAGATCATTATTTGATATGTCAACAATGATTGCAGATGAGTATAGTGGATATTTTTATTTAGCTTCTATCTTCTTTGGTCTTGCATATACTTTTTCGAGTGATTCTCATATTAGAATTAATATAATTACTTCAAGGTTATCAAAAAAAGTAAATAGAAAAATTGATATTCTTGCAGCACTTATTACTTTAGCTGTTTTAGCTTTTGCTCTTTATAGAACAGCTTTATTTACATATGATTCATACTCTTTAGAGATGTTATCAGAAAATGTTTCTGAAACACCATTATATTTAACTCAACTTGCTATGCCAATAGGAATTACAATGTTTATGTTAGCAGTAGTATTATTTATTTTTAAAGGATTTACAAATGATTAG
- a CDS encoding HPP family protein, producing MKKFFKKFKKINTEKIEFENLIWSWIGSFLGIIAIAFIHFSFLNDTDLSLVIGSFGASAVLIYGAIHSPLAQPRNLVGGHILSAIIGVSSFKLFGDYLWLCSALAVASSILVMQLTLTLHPPGGATALIAVIGSEQIHNLGFLYVLIPVTTGALIMLLIALLINNIPKKRYYPNSKNKDT from the coding sequence ATGAAAAAGTTTTTTAAAAAATTTAAAAAAATAAATACTGAAAAAATAGAGTTTGAAAATCTAATTTGGTCTTGGATTGGCTCTTTCTTAGGAATAATTGCTATAGCTTTTATCCATTTTAGCTTTTTAAATGATACTGACTTATCTTTAGTTATTGGCTCATTTGGTGCTAGTGCTGTTTTAATTTATGGTGCAATTCACTCTCCCTTAGCTCAACCTAGAAATCTTGTAGGGGGACATATTTTAAGTGCAATTATTGGAGTTTCTAGTTTTAAACTTTTTGGTGATTATTTATGGTTGTGTTCTGCTCTTGCAGTAGCTAGTTCTATTTTAGTGATGCAATTAACTTTAACTTTACACCCACCTGGTGGAGCAACTGCTTTAATTGCAGTAATAGGAAGTGAACAAATACATAACTTAGGTTTTTTATATGTATTAATTCCTGTAACAACAGGAGCACTTATTATGCTTCTTATTGCTTTACTTATAAACAATATCCCTAAAAAGAGATATTATCCCAACTCAAAAAATAAAGATACCTAA
- a CDS encoding 5-oxoprolinase subunit PxpA, which translates to MEGNEMNIRLNCDMGESFGIWKMGADEEIMPYISMANLACGFHASDPLTMNRSVELAKKHNVTIGAHPAYQDLVGFGRRTIQCTLGEIKSIILYQLGAISAFCKAHGTTVSYVKPHGALYNDMMKDENIFKAILSAISSYDKNIKLMILSNPNNEAYAYTAKMYSIDLIYEVFADRNYNDDGSLVSRMNPNAVIHDELLVIERIQNLKERGYLESINGHRLFLKADTVCVHGDGENALSFIQALQKVVS; encoded by the coding sequence ATGGAAGGTAATGAGATGAATATTCGATTAAATTGTGATATGGGTGAAAGCTTTGGTATTTGGAAAATGGGAGCTGATGAAGAGATTATGCCATACATTAGTATGGCAAATCTTGCTTGTGGTTTCCATGCTAGTGATCCTTTAACAATGAATCGTTCAGTTGAACTTGCAAAAAAACATAATGTAACTATTGGTGCACATCCTGCATATCAAGATTTAGTTGGTTTTGGAAGAAGAACAATTCAATGTACTCTAGGTGAAATTAAATCAATTATTCTTTATCAATTAGGCGCTATTAGTGCTTTTTGTAAAGCACATGGAACTACTGTATCTTATGTGAAGCCTCATGGGGCTTTGTATAATGATATGATGAAAGATGAAAATATTTTTAAAGCTATTTTAAGTGCAATATCTTCATATGATAAGAATATAAAATTAATGATTTTATCAAACCCAAATAATGAGGCTTATGCTTATACTGCAAAGATGTACTCAATAGATTTAATCTATGAAGTATTTGCAGATAGAAACTATAATGATGATGGAAGCTTAGTATCAAGAATGAATCCAAATGCTGTTATCCATGATGAACTTTTAGTTATTGAAAGAATTCAAAATCTAAAAGAAAGAGGATATTTAGAGAGTATAAATGGACATAGACTTTTCTTAAAAGCAGATACAGTTTGTGTTCATGGAGATGGAGAAAATGCTCTTAGCTTTATTCAAGCTTTACAAAAAGTAGTGAGTTAA
- a CDS encoding cache domain-containing protein gives MFNEKNIPRLIIFTPIITAILIAFFTIYFFIENQNNYFEEESLIVEKQYLEKQKEILKKEIDYAINYIEHRVNNNKKLDEQELKKDILEYLETIRYGKHGYLWIHDTNYYLRGHPFRQNSIDTFDIDLKDARGGLITKRFIDETKEKPDGVFIEYYWQKPNEKDFSKKLGFFRLYKKYNWVIGAGLYIDDIQDSIEQNKRLLEKKINKHIRLVVTVSFLAILLIGVLSFIMSKKITQVFSAYQESVKRKELLLEDLNRNLELKVQKAIKEVKKKDRAMLHQSRLARMGAMLSMIAHQWRQPLSEVSGILMELETANKFNKVTPSMIEDSVKESNKQIEFMSNTIEDFRNFFKPDKLKVDFFIEDACNEALTLVDASLKNFNIKVEKRIKHNPMIHGYEREFAQVILNLLSNAKDALIHRQISDPEIKLVVTKRDNNVIIKVKDNAGGVEEDYFDLIFEPYFTTKSASKGTGLGLYMAKMIIEKNMNGEISVENKRRGASFLIVLPIEEVV, from the coding sequence TTGTTTAATGAAAAAAATATACCCAGACTTATTATTTTTACACCAATTATTACAGCTATATTAATTGCCTTTTTTACAATATATTTTTTCATAGAAAATCAAAATAACTATTTTGAAGAAGAGAGTTTAATTGTTGAAAAACAATATTTAGAAAAACAAAAAGAGATACTAAAAAAAGAGATTGATTATGCCATTAACTACATTGAACATAGAGTAAATAACAATAAAAAACTAGATGAACAAGAATTAAAAAAAGATATTTTAGAATATTTAGAAACTATTAGATATGGAAAACATGGATACCTTTGGATACATGATACGAACTACTATTTAAGAGGACACCCTTTTAGACAAAATAGTATTGATACCTTTGATATTGATTTAAAAGATGCTAGAGGTGGACTTATTACTAAAAGGTTTATTGATGAAACTAAAGAGAAACCAGACGGTGTTTTTATTGAATATTATTGGCAAAAACCAAATGAAAAAGATTTCTCAAAAAAACTTGGTTTCTTTAGACTTTATAAAAAATATAATTGGGTAATTGGAGCAGGTCTTTATATTGATGATATTCAAGATTCAATTGAGCAAAATAAAAGATTACTAGAAAAGAAGATTAATAAACATATTCGATTGGTTGTTACTGTATCTTTCTTAGCTATTTTACTTATTGGTGTTTTATCTTTTATTATGTCAAAAAAGATTACTCAAGTATTTAGTGCTTATCAAGAGAGTGTAAAAAGAAAAGAGCTTTTATTAGAGGATTTAAATAGAAACTTAGAGTTAAAAGTTCAAAAAGCAATTAAAGAAGTAAAGAAAAAAGATAGAGCAATGCTCCATCAATCAAGACTTGCTAGAATGGGAGCTATGCTTTCAATGATTGCTCATCAATGGAGACAACCTTTAAGTGAGGTTTCTGGAATTTTAATGGAACTTGAAACGGCAAATAAATTTAATAAAGTGACACCTTCAATGATTGAAGACTCTGTAAAAGAATCAAATAAGCAAATAGAATTTATGTCTAATACTATTGAAGATTTTAGAAACTTTTTCAAACCAGATAAATTAAAAGTTGATTTTTTTATTGAAGATGCTTGCAATGAGGCTTTAACTTTAGTTGATGCTTCTTTAAAAAACTTTAATATAAAAGTAGAAAAAAGAATTAAACATAATCCTATGATTCATGGTTATGAAAGGGAGTTTGCACAAGTAATTTTAAATCTTTTATCAAATGCAAAAGATGCTTTAATTCATAGACAAATTTCTGACCCAGAGATTAAATTAGTAGTAACAAAAAGAGATAATAATGTTATTATTAAAGTAAAAGATAATGCAGGTGGAGTAGAAGAGGATTATTTTGATTTAATTTTTGAGCCATATTTTACGACAAAAAGTGCTTCAAAGGGAACAGGTCTTGGTCTTTATATGGCAAAAATGATTATTGAAAAAAATATGAATGGCGAAATTAGTGTTGAAAATAAAAGAAGAGGAGCAAGCTTCTTAATTGTACTTCCAATAGAAGAGGTGGTTTAA
- a CDS encoding TIGR00730 family Rossman fold protein: MEKNNVIYSTRINDDFTNGRELLKNLKNNVTIFGSARTKQTNLYAMKAQKLAYLLAKEGINIITGGGDGIMQAANRGAFKAPVGESVGLSIDLPFEQSVNPYTTKQLTFNYFFSRKYMLVKYSKACVIFPGGYGTLDELFEVVTLTQTGKMRDGFRVYLVGSEFWQDLMKFIENTLVNEKMIDPGDLDIIKVIDDIEVIKEEILNIC, from the coding sequence ATGGAAAAAAATAATGTAATTTATAGTACTAGAATAAATGATGACTTCACAAATGGTAGAGAACTTTTAAAGAATTTAAAAAACAATGTTACTATATTTGGAAGCGCAAGAACAAAACAAACAAACCTTTATGCAATGAAAGCACAAAAGTTAGCTTATTTATTAGCTAAAGAAGGAATTAATATCATCACTGGTGGTGGAGATGGAATAATGCAAGCTGCAAACAGAGGTGCATTTAAAGCTCCTGTAGGAGAGTCTGTAGGATTAAGTATTGACTTGCCTTTTGAGCAATCTGTAAATCCATACACTACAAAACAACTTACATTTAATTACTTTTTTTCAAGAAAATATATGCTTGTAAAATATTCTAAAGCTTGTGTTATTTTCCCTGGAGGATATGGAACTTTAGATGAACTTTTTGAAGTTGTAACTTTAACTCAAACAGGAAAAATGAGAGATGGATTTAGAGTTTACCTTGTTGGAAGTGAATTTTGGCAGGATTTAATGAAATTTATTGAAAATACTTTAGTTAATGAAAAAATGATAGATCCAGGTGATTTAGATATTATCAAAGTAATAGATGATATAGAAGTTATAAAAGAGGAAATTTTAAATATCTGTTAA
- a CDS encoding TRAP transporter large permease, translating into MISDPLILSVILIAIMFVFLLSSLWIGVSLILTGIIGMLLFDHNLPPVISVYDKIGDLLASSLYDALNSWSLAALPMFILMGEILYKSSVSTRLLNGLKPWLAFIPGGLLHVNVAACSLFAAVSGSSAATTATVGKITLEELKNRGYSKTLAMGSLAGSGTLGYLIPPSLIMIIYGVLSDVSIGKLFVAGILPGLLLASLYSFYIMYKAKVDPSVLPDEKEVFTFKDRINSFKDLAPIFSLIGLVLGSIYGGFATPTEAAALGVLGSLILATYFKAISIDILKNALLNSVKTSVMIGFIIAGAVFLSQVIGFLGIARAMSEFISELGLSPLMLILLIGIMYIILGMILEAISIVVMTLPIVLPIVILAGYDPLWFGIFLVFMVEMAQITPPVGFSLFVIQGISNEKIQTILKATFPFFILMIVTVVLITLFPEIVFYLPNQMIK; encoded by the coding sequence ATGATTAGTGATCCTTTAATTTTATCGGTTATTTTAATTGCCATAATGTTTGTATTTTTATTATCATCATTATGGATTGGTGTTTCTTTAATTCTTACAGGTATTATTGGAATGTTACTGTTTGATCATAACTTACCACCTGTAATTTCTGTTTATGACAAAATTGGTGATTTATTAGCTTCATCTTTATATGATGCGTTAAATTCATGGTCTCTTGCAGCTTTACCAATGTTTATTTTGATGGGAGAAATACTTTATAAGTCTTCTGTTTCTACAAGATTATTAAATGGTTTAAAACCTTGGTTAGCTTTCATTCCTGGTGGTTTACTTCACGTAAATGTTGCAGCATGTTCACTTTTTGCTGCTGTATCAGGTTCATCTGCTGCGACAACGGCAACAGTTGGTAAAATTACATTAGAAGAACTGAAAAATAGAGGTTATTCTAAGACTTTAGCAATGGGATCATTAGCTGGTTCAGGAACACTAGGGTATTTAATCCCACCATCACTTATTATGATTATTTATGGTGTTCTATCAGATGTTTCAATTGGAAAGTTATTCGTTGCTGGTATTTTACCTGGACTTCTACTTGCTTCTTTATATTCATTTTATATTATGTATAAAGCAAAAGTTGATCCAAGTGTTTTACCTGATGAAAAAGAGGTATTTACTTTTAAAGATAGAATTAATTCTTTTAAAGATTTAGCACCTATTTTTTCTCTTATTGGGCTTGTTTTAGGTTCTATTTATGGTGGTTTTGCAACTCCAACTGAAGCTGCCGCTCTTGGAGTATTAGGAAGTTTAATTCTTGCTACATATTTCAAAGCTATCTCTATAGATATTCTAAAAAATGCTCTTTTAAACTCTGTTAAAACTTCGGTTATGATTGGGTTTATTATTGCTGGTGCTGTATTTCTTTCTCAAGTAATTGGATTCTTAGGAATTGCAAGAGCTATGAGTGAGTTTATTTCAGAACTTGGTCTTTCTCCATTAATGTTGATTTTATTAATAGGTATTATGTACATTATTTTAGGAATGATTTTAGAAGCAATTTCTATTGTAGTAATGACTCTGCCAATCGTTTTACCTATTGTAATTTTAGCTGGATATGATCCTTTATGGTTTGGTATCTTCTTAGTATTTATGGTTGAAATGGCACAGATTACACCGCCAGTTGGATTCTCATTATTTGTAATTCAAGGAATAAGTAACGAAAAAATTCAAACAATTTTAAAAGCAACATTCCCATTCTTTATCCTTATGATTGTTACTGTTGTTTTAATTACTTTATTCCCTGAAATAGTATTCTATTTACCTAATCAAATGATTAAATAG